One part of the Chroogloeocystis siderophila 5.2 s.c.1 genome encodes these proteins:
- a CDS encoding DevA family ABC transporter ATP-binding protein — MDEQSIVDIKNLNHYFGSKSTRSQVLTDINLEIKAGEVIIMTGPSGSGKSTLLTLIGGLRSVQEGSLKVLGRALYGASDDELVQVRRHIGFIFQSHNLLEFLTARQNVQMALELHNEPDRIAKAKAEAMLHAVKLGNRVNYYPSDLSGGQKQRVAIARALVSQPKLVLADEPTAALDSKSGRDVVDLMQQLAKEQGCAILMVTHDNRILDIADRTIYMEDGKLFKEVVL; from the coding sequence ATGGATGAACAATCTATAGTTGACATCAAAAACCTCAATCATTACTTCGGCAGTAAATCAACACGTAGCCAAGTATTAACAGATATAAACTTGGAAATCAAAGCCGGAGAAGTTATTATTATGACAGGACCATCCGGCTCAGGTAAAAGTACCTTATTAACCTTGATCGGTGGTTTGCGCTCGGTTCAAGAAGGAAGTTTGAAAGTTTTAGGGCGGGCACTCTATGGCGCGAGTGATGATGAGTTAGTTCAAGTACGGCGTCATATTGGCTTTATTTTTCAATCACATAATTTGCTAGAGTTTTTAACAGCAAGACAAAATGTGCAAATGGCATTAGAATTGCACAACGAACCTGATCGCATCGCCAAAGCAAAAGCCGAAGCAATGCTTCATGCTGTCAAGTTAGGAAATCGCGTGAATTATTACCCTTCTGATTTATCAGGAGGACAAAAACAACGCGTTGCGATCGCACGGGCTTTAGTCAGTCAACCCAAGTTAGTTTTAGCCGACGAACCCACCGCAGCTTTAGACAGTAAATCAGGAAGAGATGTCGTTGACTTGATGCAGCAATTAGCTAAAGAACAAGGCTGCGCGATTTTGATGGTGACGCACGATAACCGGATTTTAGACATTGCCGATCGCACCATCTATATGGAAGACGGTAAATTATTCAAAGAAGTCGTGTTGTAG
- a CDS encoding ribonuclease HII, translating into MKNESINLDLDFALSNQHSISLAGVDEAGRGALFGPVVAAAVILPPAALPELAASQVRDSKQLSSCRRQQLAAKICTLAVDWRVGFASTAEIDNINILQASLLAMKRAVTKLKVQPELCLVDGNQAIKDLPIPQQALVKGDERSLVIAAASIIAKVWRDDLIMRLAAKYPMYDLVSNKGYGTARHLQALQQYGPSRLHRLSFRPCQIRAMGTKELAE; encoded by the coding sequence GTGAAAAACGAGTCTATTAACTTAGACCTTGACTTTGCACTCAGCAATCAACATTCAATTTCGCTGGCTGGGGTAGATGAAGCTGGACGCGGGGCGCTGTTTGGTCCAGTCGTAGCAGCAGCTGTCATTTTACCTCCGGCTGCCTTACCAGAATTAGCCGCAAGCCAAGTGCGCGATAGCAAGCAACTATCGAGTTGCCGCCGACAACAGTTAGCGGCAAAAATCTGTACATTGGCTGTAGATTGGCGAGTTGGGTTTGCATCTACAGCCGAAATTGACAATATCAATATTTTGCAAGCGTCACTTTTAGCAATGAAGCGGGCGGTGACTAAGCTTAAGGTTCAGCCAGAACTGTGTTTAGTTGATGGCAATCAGGCGATCAAGGATTTGCCAATACCGCAACAAGCACTCGTCAAAGGCGACGAGCGATCGCTTGTTATTGCTGCTGCGAGTATTATCGCGAAGGTATGGCGCGACGATCTGATCATGCGCCTCGCTGCTAAGTATCCGATGTATGACTTGGTATCCAATAAAGGTTACGGTACGGCACGTCATCTACAAGCACTGCAACAATACGGTCCCTCGCGATTGCATCGGTTGTCATTTCGTCCCTGTCAAATTAGGGCAATGGGAACTAAGGAACTTGCGGAATAA
- a CDS encoding clostripain-related cysteine peptidase — protein MPVDVFDVNFYQSAHSDLASFNEQQARSHFQAYGLNEGRGFSPIVNLNTYRSSNSDLASFNNHQLLNHLQNYGIREGRKFSPLADLNFYRTHNRDLAHFNNEQVFEHLRSHGIMEGRRFSPFVDLKLYRAANTDLNYHASFDNKQLLEHLAKSGIVEGRQFSVSFDSNYYRNHHSDLARAGLNNWQLLEHFQRYGIREGRAAAESFNVQFYLTNNTDLRTAGFSYQQAQHHFEVFGFSEGRRATSVNFSLTNDPGNTFNSAFNLGVLNSSHRVANNFVGNTDSNDYYRFTLNNRSNFNLVLNGMSSDADVELFNSDGNLLQHSINGGTTPDIINQTLEAGVYYIRVFPWGGANTNYNLNVSATAVLPTRANWTFMVYMAGNDLEDFGIQDFQEMATVGSNANVNIVFQFDRTSGYNSSYGDWTDTRRGLIQAGSHPDLSCGISIGEANMGDPNTLRNFINWSMNNYQANNYALVLWGHGSGFNVSYDDITNDSISASELSRVLSSFARNIDLVGCDACQMGMTEFAYQIRDYASVYVGSQENIPGTGWNYTTILSDLRANPTMSAIGLGNAIVNRYGQHYSSTWYNGCEETLSAINLTNLRSSNPHNLAATLSQFAHTIMNNASYSDLYRLEVHRDNSAFFENLDYRDLGTFLNHVANDFWMTNTIRTSAQTALNSYNSTIIQNYSSIHQRGTGLSIYFSAAGFSPESHYHSSNLSFAQNTAWDDFLNWAHW, from the coding sequence ATGCCCGTAGATGTATTTGATGTCAACTTTTATCAAAGTGCCCATTCTGATTTAGCTAGCTTCAATGAACAGCAAGCGCGATCGCACTTTCAAGCTTACGGTTTAAACGAGGGACGTGGATTTTCACCAATAGTAAACCTCAATACGTACCGTTCCAGTAATTCTGATTTAGCTAGCTTTAATAATCACCAGTTGCTTAATCATTTACAAAACTACGGCATACGTGAAGGAAGAAAATTCTCACCGCTAGCAGATTTAAACTTTTATCGTACTCATAACCGCGATTTAGCTCATTTCAACAACGAGCAAGTATTTGAGCATCTCCGCAGTCATGGAATTATGGAAGGGCGGCGCTTCTCACCTTTTGTTGACCTAAAATTATATCGTGCAGCAAATACCGATTTAAACTATCACGCAAGCTTTGATAATAAACAATTACTCGAACATTTAGCGAAAAGTGGAATAGTAGAGGGGCGGCAATTTTCAGTAAGCTTTGATAGCAATTATTACCGCAATCATCATTCCGATTTAGCACGAGCAGGCTTAAACAACTGGCAATTATTAGAACACTTCCAGCGTTATGGAATTCGTGAAGGACGTGCGGCTGCAGAATCGTTTAACGTACAATTTTACTTAACGAATAATACTGATTTAAGAACCGCAGGCTTTAGCTACCAGCAAGCACAACACCACTTTGAAGTTTTTGGCTTTTCTGAAGGACGTCGTGCGACTTCAGTTAATTTTTCTCTCACTAACGATCCTGGTAATACATTCAACAGTGCTTTTAATCTCGGTGTCTTAAATAGTAGTCACCGTGTTGCTAATAACTTTGTAGGTAACACTGATAGCAATGACTATTATCGCTTTACTCTAAATAACCGGAGTAACTTCAATCTTGTCCTTAATGGCATGAGTAGTGATGCTGATGTGGAATTATTCAACAGTGATGGAAACTTGTTGCAGCATTCTATTAATGGTGGTACTACACCCGATATTATCAACCAAACATTAGAAGCTGGAGTTTATTATATTCGTGTTTTTCCCTGGGGAGGAGCGAATACCAACTACAACCTCAATGTCTCTGCGACTGCTGTATTACCTACTCGTGCCAATTGGACTTTCATGGTTTACATGGCAGGTAACGATCTAGAGGATTTTGGCATCCAAGACTTTCAAGAAATGGCTACAGTAGGCTCAAATGCTAACGTTAATATCGTTTTTCAATTTGACCGTACCTCTGGATATAATAGCAGCTACGGTGATTGGACAGATACTCGGCGCGGACTCATTCAGGCTGGCAGTCATCCTGATTTAAGTTGTGGTATTAGTATTGGTGAAGCCAATATGGGAGACCCTAATACCTTAAGAAATTTCATCAATTGGAGCATGAATAATTACCAAGCTAATAATTATGCTCTGGTGCTATGGGGTCACGGTTCTGGCTTTAATGTATCCTATGACGATATTACAAACGATAGTATTAGCGCTAGTGAACTCAGTCGAGTTTTAAGCAGCTTTGCACGAAATATAGACTTAGTTGGTTGCGACGCTTGTCAGATGGGAATGACTGAATTTGCTTATCAAATTAGAGACTATGCATCTGTCTATGTTGGTTCTCAAGAAAATATTCCAGGCACTGGATGGAATTACACCACAATACTTTCAGATTTGAGGGCAAACCCGACGATGTCCGCAATTGGATTGGGTAACGCAATCGTCAACCGCTATGGACAGCATTATAGTTCTACTTGGTACAACGGTTGTGAAGAAACACTATCAGCAATTAACTTAACTAATTTGAGAAGCAGCAATCCTCACAATTTAGCTGCAACTCTTAGCCAATTTGCACATACTATTATGAATAACGCTTCTTATTCTGACCTATACCGCTTAGAAGTACATCGAGATAATTCCGCGTTTTTTGAAAATTTAGACTACCGCGATTTAGGGACATTTTTGAATCACGTTGCTAATGACTTTTGGATGACAAACACCATTAGAACTTCGGCTCAAACAGCGTTAAATAGTTACAATAGTACAATTATTCAAAACTACTCTTCGATTCATCAAAGAGGTACAGGCTTATCAATTTACTTCTCAGCAGCAGGGTTTTCTCCTGAGAGTCATTACCATAGTTCTAACCTCAGTTTTGCCCAGAATACTGCGTGGGATGATTTTCTTAATTGGGCACATTGGTAA
- the bchH gene encoding magnesium chelatase subunit H, translating into MQRIVLIAGFESFNADLYRKAALLAEERCPELTIEVFSDRDITAKPDAVAAALADAQVFFGSLLFDYDQVLWLRDRVQHIPIRLVFESALELMSLTRLGAFAIGDKPKGMPKPVKFILDKFSQGREEDRLAGYISFLKIGPKLLKFVPGQKVQDLRNWLIIYGYWNAGGVENVAALFWTLAEKYLGVKVGEIPPPVETPNMGLLHPDYQGYFESPREYLKWYQSRSQGSEVAGQSSVGILLYRKHVVTQQPYIPQLIRRFEEAGFIPLPIFINGVEGHVAVRDWMTTAHETAQRQSGNIETPSLSPEAVEVDAIISTIGFPLVGGPAGSMEAGRQVEVAKRILSAKNVPYIVAAPLLIQDIYSWTRQGVGGLQSVVLYALPELDGAIDSVPLGGLVGEKIYLIPERVQRLIGRVKKWIALRQKPASQRKIAVILYGFPPGYGATGTAALLNVPRSLLKFLQALKEHGYTVGDLPADGEELIRQVKAADEDPSLGNVTNTRTLETWLGYLKTSWIEKHWKSLTSSGIKTYGNDFHIGGVQLGNVWIGVQPPLGIPGDPMRLMFERDLTPHPQYAAFYQWLQHEFQADAVVHFGMHGTVEWLPGSPLGNTGYSWSDILLGNLPHLYIYAANNPSESILAKRRGYGVLISHNVPPYGRAGLYKELVTLRDLIAEYREDPEKNYALKAAICKKIVDTGIDADCPFEDAKRLGIAFTPENARMFSNAAFNHYLVQMYEYLQVLENRLFSSGLHTLGEAPTAEELASYLQAYFGEELSEEIIDAIATGKYGQGNALPQPHQKSHTLPQEALQIRDLLAQNTDEIANLLRGLNGEYIPPAPGGDLLRDGIGVLPTGRNIHALDPYRMPSPAAYERGKEIAQKIIAQHLQEHKTYPETIAVMLWGLDAIKTRGESLGILLELVGAEPVKEGTGRIVRYELKPLSEVGHPRIDVLGNLSGIFRDSFVNIIELLDDLFQRAATADEPEEQNFIRKHYLALRSQGVENASARLFSNPAGDFGSMVNERVVDGNWESGDELGKTWRDRNVFSYGRQDKGQARPEVLTQLLQRCDRIVQEIDSVEYGLTDIQEYYANTGGLKKAAEKQRGKKVNASFVESFSKDTTLRNLDDLLRMEYRTKLLNPKWAEAMANQGSGGAFEISQRMTALIGWGGTADFIDSWVYDQAADTYALDPEMVEKLRKANPEAFRNIVGRMLEAHGRGFWQADAEKLEKLRELYELADEELEGVTV; encoded by the coding sequence ATGCAACGCATTGTTTTGATTGCGGGGTTTGAATCGTTCAATGCTGACTTGTACCGCAAAGCAGCATTGTTAGCGGAAGAACGTTGTCCAGAGTTGACGATTGAGGTATTTAGTGATCGCGATATCACAGCAAAACCCGATGCAGTCGCCGCCGCGCTGGCAGATGCCCAAGTGTTTTTTGGTAGTCTATTATTTGATTACGACCAAGTTTTGTGGCTGCGCGATCGCGTTCAACATATTCCGATTCGCCTTGTTTTTGAATCAGCACTAGAATTAATGAGTTTAACGCGCCTGGGGGCGTTTGCGATCGGTGACAAGCCTAAAGGAATGCCCAAGCCGGTAAAGTTCATCTTAGATAAATTCAGTCAAGGACGCGAAGAAGATCGCCTCGCTGGATATATTAGCTTTTTAAAAATTGGTCCCAAACTCCTCAAATTTGTTCCTGGGCAAAAAGTTCAAGACCTGCGCAACTGGCTGATTATTTACGGGTACTGGAATGCAGGCGGTGTAGAAAACGTTGCTGCCTTATTTTGGACACTCGCAGAAAAGTATTTAGGTGTCAAAGTTGGTGAGATTCCACCACCTGTCGAAACTCCTAATATGGGATTGCTGCATCCTGATTATCAAGGTTACTTTGAATCTCCGCGCGAGTATCTGAAATGGTATCAAAGTAGAAGTCAGGGATCGGAGGTCGCAGGTCAGAGTAGCGTAGGAATATTATTATATCGAAAGCACGTTGTTACGCAACAGCCGTATATTCCGCAGTTGATTCGCCGTTTTGAAGAGGCGGGATTCATTCCATTACCAATTTTTATCAATGGTGTCGAAGGTCATGTCGCAGTCCGTGACTGGATGACGACCGCGCATGAAACTGCACAACGACAGTCGGGGAATATTGAAACTCCTTCGTTATCACCGGAAGCTGTAGAAGTTGATGCGATCATCTCGACGATAGGCTTTCCGTTAGTCGGTGGTCCTGCAGGTTCGATGGAAGCAGGGCGACAGGTGGAAGTTGCAAAGCGGATTTTGAGTGCAAAAAATGTACCGTACATTGTTGCTGCACCGTTACTCATTCAAGATATTTATTCGTGGACGCGCCAAGGTGTAGGGGGATTGCAAAGTGTCGTGTTATATGCATTACCAGAACTTGATGGCGCGATTGACTCGGTTCCCTTGGGTGGATTGGTAGGCGAGAAGATTTATTTAATTCCCGAACGCGTACAGCGGTTGATTGGCAGGGTCAAAAAATGGATTGCTTTGCGTCAAAAGCCAGCGAGTCAGCGCAAGATTGCGGTTATTTTGTATGGTTTTCCTCCAGGTTACGGCGCGACAGGAACTGCTGCTTTATTGAATGTACCGCGATCGCTCCTGAAATTTCTCCAAGCGTTGAAAGAGCATGGCTACACTGTCGGAGACTTACCCGCAGATGGCGAAGAATTAATTCGTCAGGTGAAAGCCGCTGATGAAGATCCATCCCTGGGCAATGTTACAAATACTCGCACTTTAGAAACGTGGCTTGGTTATCTCAAAACATCTTGGATAGAAAAACATTGGAAATCATTAACAAGTAGTGGTATTAAAACCTATGGCAATGATTTTCATATTGGTGGCGTACAACTTGGTAACGTTTGGATTGGCGTACAGCCTCCACTCGGAATTCCTGGCGATCCGATGCGGCTAATGTTTGAGCGGGACTTGACACCGCATCCACAATATGCGGCATTTTATCAATGGTTGCAGCATGAATTTCAAGCTGATGCGGTTGTTCACTTTGGGATGCATGGCACAGTCGAATGGTTGCCTGGTTCGCCGTTGGGAAATACCGGTTATTCGTGGTCAGATATTTTGTTGGGCAACTTACCACATCTATATATATATGCAGCGAATAATCCTTCAGAATCGATTTTGGCAAAGCGTCGGGGGTATGGTGTCTTAATTTCGCACAATGTTCCGCCTTACGGTCGGGCAGGGTTGTATAAAGAATTAGTCACATTACGGGATTTAATCGCAGAGTACCGCGAAGATCCCGAAAAGAATTATGCTTTGAAAGCAGCGATTTGCAAGAAAATTGTTGATACAGGAATCGATGCCGATTGTCCATTTGAGGATGCAAAACGCTTAGGCATTGCGTTTACACCAGAAAATGCACGGATGTTTAGTAACGCGGCATTCAACCATTACTTAGTGCAAATGTATGAATATTTACAAGTACTAGAAAACCGCTTATTTTCCTCTGGATTGCATACACTAGGAGAAGCACCTACCGCAGAAGAATTAGCAAGCTACCTTCAAGCTTACTTCGGCGAAGAATTATCCGAAGAGATAATAGATGCGATCGCAACAGGCAAGTACGGGCAAGGCAATGCCTTGCCCCAACCTCACCAAAAATCCCATACCTTGCCCCAAGAAGCTTTACAAATCCGCGATCTTTTAGCCCAAAACACTGATGAGATCGCAAACCTACTTAGGGGACTCAATGGCGAATACATTCCGCCTGCGCCTGGTGGTGACTTGTTGCGCGATGGAATTGGTGTCTTACCAACAGGGCGCAATATTCACGCGCTAGATCCTTACCGAATGCCATCACCAGCAGCGTACGAACGCGGCAAAGAAATCGCACAAAAAATCATTGCCCAACACCTGCAAGAACACAAAACATATCCTGAAACGATCGCTGTAATGTTATGGGGATTAGATGCAATTAAAACGCGCGGTGAATCGTTGGGAATTCTCTTAGAACTTGTTGGCGCTGAACCGGTCAAAGAAGGAACAGGAAGAATTGTCCGCTACGAGTTGAAACCTTTATCTGAGGTGGGACATCCGCGAATTGATGTATTAGGAAACCTTTCTGGTATTTTCCGCGATAGCTTTGTCAATATTATCGAACTACTCGACGATTTATTTCAACGCGCTGCAACGGCAGACGAACCAGAAGAGCAAAACTTTATTCGCAAGCATTATTTAGCCCTGCGATCGCAAGGAGTCGAAAACGCTTCGGCACGGTTATTTTCTAATCCGGCGGGCGATTTTGGTTCAATGGTGAATGAAAGAGTTGTTGATGGTAACTGGGAATCGGGTGATGAATTAGGCAAGACTTGGCGCGATCGCAATGTCTTTAGTTATGGCAGACAAGACAAAGGTCAAGCGCGACCCGAAGTATTGACGCAATTATTGCAAAGGTGCGATCGCATTGTGCAGGAAATCGACTCGGTAGAATACGGTCTTACCGATATTCAAGAATACTACGCTAATACAGGTGGTTTAAAAAAAGCAGCAGAAAAGCAACGCGGAAAGAAAGTCAACGCCAGTTTTGTCGAAAGCTTCTCGAAAGATACAACTTTGCGAAATTTAGATGATTTATTACGGATGGAGTATCGTACGAAGTTACTCAATCCCAAGTGGGCGGAGGCAATGGCAAATCAAGGTTCGGGCGGTGCGTTTGAGATTTCCCAACGGATGACAGCTTTAATTGGTTGGGGCGGTACTGCTGATTTTATCGATAGTTGGGTGTATGACCAAGCGGCGGATACGTATGCACTCGATCCAGAAATGGTCGAGAAATTACGCAAGGCAAATCCCGAAGCTTTTCGTAATATCGTCGGCAGAATGTTAGAAGCCCACGGACGAGGTTTTTGGCAAGCAGATGCAGAGAAATTAGAAAAATTGCGAGAGTTGTATGAATTAGCTGATGAGGAATTAGAAGGCGTGACGGTTTAA
- a CDS encoding DUF1997 domain-containing protein, which produces MSTRFSASQAVEIVVPEQPIPIQHYLRQPQRLVNALVDPSRVEHLSSDRFRLTMRPLTFMTLSIQPTVDIKVWAEANGTIYLQSQGCEIRGVDYINQRFALNLKGYLSPCQVGSNTGLHGNADLEVQVELPPPLWLTPKPILETAGNGLLKSVLLTIKQRLQHQLLADYYAWASDTEDTDAGLIIPQVP; this is translated from the coding sequence ATGTCTACTCGGTTTAGTGCTTCCCAAGCAGTCGAAATTGTTGTTCCCGAACAACCAATTCCTATTCAACATTATTTGCGACAGCCGCAGCGTCTTGTTAATGCTTTAGTCGATCCTAGTCGAGTTGAGCATTTAAGTTCTGATCGTTTTCGCTTGACCATGCGTCCGCTGACCTTTATGACACTGAGTATTCAACCAACAGTAGACATTAAAGTGTGGGCAGAAGCTAATGGCACAATTTATTTACAGTCCCAAGGTTGTGAAATTCGGGGAGTTGACTACATCAACCAACGTTTTGCGCTAAACCTCAAAGGCTACTTATCTCCATGCCAAGTTGGAAGTAACACAGGTTTACACGGAAACGCCGATTTAGAAGTTCAAGTAGAGTTACCACCGCCATTGTGGTTAACACCCAAGCCAATCTTAGAGACGGCGGGTAATGGTTTACTTAAGAGCGTACTATTAACGATTAAACAAAGACTCCAGCATCAATTGCTAGCAGATTACTATGCTTGGGCAAGTGATACGGAAGATACCGACGCTGGTTTAATTATTCCGCAAGTTCCTTAG
- a CDS encoding Rne/Rng family ribonuclease, with protein MPKQIIIAEQHNIAAVFSEDQIQELVVATGRHQIGDIYLGVVENVLPGIDAAFVNIGDTERNGFIHVTDLGPLKLKRTAGAITELLAPQQKVLVQVMKEPTGNKGPRLTGNITLPGRYVVLMPFGRGVNLSRRIKNENERNRLRALAILIKPAGMGLLVRTEAEGKPEEAIMEDLESLQRQWEAILQEAQSTRAPSLLNRDNDFIQRVLRDMYGADVNRIVVDSNTGLKRVKQYLINWSGGQAPQGLLIDHHRDRIPILEYFRINAAIREALKPRVDLPSGGYVIIEPTEALTVVDVNSGSFTRSATARETVLWTNCEAATEIARQLRLRNLAGVIIVDFIDMESRKDQLQVLEHFNKALKADKARPQIAQLSELGLVELTRKRQGQNIYELFGRPCPTCGGLGHLVHLPGESERDPITLRNGGEPTMGETLRLAESRDYTTEPAADYNVEPGDNEIANLNILNHPSYQELGENNKNRRTRRRLIGRVEGPVKDEPRIPAAPINLVSDHDQDFEPESESAPSEVSLPIIGKNSWIERDRSARPTKPEPVKPAVVEPPEIVSVEMTPEEQEIYAMMGVSPLVHLNRSVKNSRSLIINVVLPGQAPSEVATEEDVPVPASSESQPMTISAEVPSESFVTNTEESSVAAVTDEGDNGGGVVTRRRRRRSSAVERGEEET; from the coding sequence ATGCCAAAACAAATTATCATAGCGGAGCAGCATAATATTGCCGCAGTCTTTTCAGAAGACCAAATTCAAGAACTTGTCGTTGCTACAGGTCGGCACCAGATTGGTGATATTTATTTAGGTGTTGTCGAAAACGTCTTACCAGGTATTGATGCAGCATTTGTCAATATAGGTGATACAGAACGTAACGGTTTTATTCATGTCACCGACCTAGGACCGCTCAAGCTTAAACGCACCGCAGGAGCAATTACAGAACTGTTGGCACCACAGCAGAAAGTTTTGGTGCAAGTGATGAAGGAGCCGACGGGAAATAAAGGACCGAGGTTAACAGGAAATATTACTTTACCAGGTCGGTATGTGGTGTTGATGCCGTTTGGACGCGGTGTGAATTTATCACGACGCATCAAAAATGAAAATGAGCGCAACCGCTTACGAGCTTTGGCAATTCTGATTAAACCAGCAGGTATGGGCTTACTGGTTCGCACAGAAGCCGAAGGCAAGCCAGAAGAAGCGATTATGGAAGACTTAGAGTCGCTACAACGGCAATGGGAGGCGATTTTACAAGAAGCACAATCGACACGCGCCCCTTCACTTTTGAACCGAGATAATGATTTTATTCAGCGCGTTCTGCGCGATATGTATGGCGCGGATGTGAATCGCATTGTTGTCGATTCCAATACAGGGCTAAAGCGCGTCAAGCAATACTTGATTAACTGGAGCGGGGGTCAAGCTCCACAGGGATTGTTAATCGACCATCACCGCGATCGCATCCCCATTTTAGAATACTTCCGCATCAACGCCGCAATTCGCGAAGCGCTTAAACCAAGAGTTGATTTACCTTCGGGTGGGTACGTGATCATTGAACCGACCGAAGCTTTAACTGTTGTTGATGTAAACTCTGGGTCGTTCACGCGATCGGCAACAGCACGCGAAACCGTACTGTGGACAAACTGCGAAGCCGCAACGGAAATCGCGCGCCAACTGCGCTTACGTAATCTTGCAGGAGTAATTATTGTTGATTTCATCGATATGGAATCGCGCAAAGACCAATTGCAAGTGTTGGAACACTTTAACAAAGCGCTTAAAGCTGATAAAGCACGACCGCAGATTGCGCAGTTATCCGAGTTAGGGTTAGTTGAATTAACTCGTAAGCGCCAAGGACAAAACATTTACGAACTGTTCGGTCGCCCGTGTCCTACCTGTGGTGGATTGGGACATTTAGTTCATCTTCCAGGAGAATCGGAACGCGATCCGATCACGCTGCGCAATGGAGGAGAACCAACGATGGGTGAAACGCTGCGGTTGGCAGAATCGCGCGATTACACCACAGAACCAGCCGCAGATTACAATGTTGAACCAGGCGACAATGAAATTGCCAATCTCAATATTCTGAATCATCCGAGTTATCAAGAACTAGGAGAAAATAACAAAAATCGTCGGACTCGGCGTCGCTTGATTGGCAGAGTCGAAGGTCCTGTCAAAGATGAACCTCGGATACCTGCTGCACCGATTAACTTAGTCAGCGATCACGACCAAGATTTTGAACCAGAGTCTGAATCAGCACCCTCAGAGGTATCGTTACCGATCATTGGCAAAAACAGTTGGATCGAACGCGACCGCAGTGCTCGACCTACAAAACCAGAACCCGTAAAACCAGCTGTCGTCGAACCACCAGAGATTGTTTCGGTGGAAATGACTCCAGAAGAACAGGAAATTTATGCAATGATGGGTGTTTCTCCGTTGGTACACTTGAATCGGTCAGTTAAAAATTCGCGATCGCTGATTATTAACGTGGTACTACCTGGACAGGCTCCTTCAGAAGTTGCAACGGAGGAAGATGTTCCTGTACCCGCATCATCAGAATCACAACCAATGACAATCAGCGCAGAAGTTCCATCAGAATCTTTTGTCACCAATACTGAGGAATCTTCAGTTGCGGCTGTGACTGATGAAGGTGATAATGGCGGAGGTGTTGTCACTCGTAGGCGTCGCCGTCGGTCTTCGGCAGTAGAAAGAGGTGAAGAAGAAACGTAA